In one Polaribacter sp. ALD11 genomic region, the following are encoded:
- a CDS encoding LexA family transcriptional regulator, protein MNTLSKNIKHLRTLKKLTQESLAKKLSVTRSRISSYEDNRSSPTIDFLIDFSKLFSIPIDIIVKKDLTKAKDVSFIEVGNKRILFPITVDNENENLIEVVPVKASAGYLLGYDDPEYIEQLEKIKLPFLPTGKHRAFPIKGDSMLPMKDGSYVVAEFVEDIKDAKSGVSYIVVTKDDGMTYKRVYNQIEDKQSLLLKPDNLSYQSYEVPVSEVLELWKFTCSINTQEYEEHELKLSSIINMFNGLGVELEALKKSLI, encoded by the coding sequence ATGAATACTTTATCAAAAAATATAAAACATTTAAGAACTCTTAAAAAATTAACTCAAGAGTCTTTAGCAAAAAAGTTATCGGTTACAAGGTCAAGAATTAGTTCTTATGAAGACAATAGATCTTCACCAACTATTGATTTTTTAATAGATTTTTCGAAACTCTTTAGCATCCCAATTGATATTATTGTTAAAAAAGACCTAACAAAAGCAAAAGATGTATCGTTTATTGAGGTTGGGAATAAAAGAATATTGTTTCCAATTACAGTAGATAATGAAAATGAAAATTTGATTGAAGTTGTTCCTGTAAAAGCTTCTGCAGGTTATTTGTTAGGATATGATGACCCTGAGTATATAGAACAATTAGAAAAAATAAAATTACCTTTTTTACCTACAGGAAAACACAGAGCTTTTCCTATAAAAGGAGATTCGATGTTGCCAATGAAAGATGGTTCTTACGTGGTTGCAGAATTTGTTGAAGATATAAAAGATGCAAAAAGTGGAGTTTCCTATATTGTGGTAACAAAAGATGATGGAATGACCTATAAAAGAGTCTATAATCAAATAGAGGACAAGCAATCTTTATTATTGAAACCAGACAATCTAAGTTATCAATCTTATGAAGTTCCTGTTTCGGAAGTATTAGAATTATGGAAATTTACATGCAGCATCAACACACAAGAATATGAAGAGCATGAGTTAAAATTAAGTAGTATTATTAATATGTTTAATGGGTTAGGAGTAGAGTTAGAGGCTTTGAAGAAATCTTTAATTTAA
- a CDS encoding response regulator: MKSTLNNLLIVEDNPFIGKNIFDATKGVRGIKDIRMTESLQEAISFLNDTTFTLIILDLKLPDGNGIEVLKWLIENKVETKVFVFSMSTALKQICLKHGAFAFYDKATDFDKLIEAVKIA; this comes from the coding sequence TTGAAATCAACATTAAATAATTTATTAATAGTAGAAGATAACCCGTTTATTGGAAAAAATATTTTTGACGCAACTAAGGGTGTTAGAGGTATAAAAGATATACGTATGACAGAGTCCTTGCAGGAAGCAATTTCTTTTTTAAATGACACCACCTTTACATTAATTATACTCGATTTAAAATTACCCGATGGAAATGGTATAGAAGTATTAAAGTGGCTTATTGAAAATAAAGTAGAAACTAAAGTATTTGTTTTCTCTATGAGTACAGCTCTAAAACAAATCTGTTTAAAACATGGTGCTTTTGCCTTTTATGATAAAGCAACAGATTTTGACAAACTAATTGAGGCAGTCAAAATAGCTTAA
- a CDS encoding response regulator transcription factor: protein MTHTNDIKIILADDHQLLRDGLKNIIEQKSNMYIVGEASNGREAIAICSKLTPDVIIIDVAMPGLNGIEAAKQIHKMHPDIKIIGLSMHSNKQFIEGMFKAGALGYLLKDGDADELITAINTVIQDKKYLSRNINQEILSLLKKGETLEKAELSSREKEVLQLITEGKSSKETGEILFLSSKTIDVHRNNIMKKIDLYTIPELTKYAIQKGLTTLDF from the coding sequence ATGACCCATACAAACGATATTAAAATAATATTAGCAGACGACCATCAATTACTTCGAGATGGTTTAAAAAATATTATAGAACAAAAATCAAATATGTATATTGTTGGGGAAGCTTCCAACGGTAGAGAAGCTATAGCGATCTGTTCGAAATTAACACCAGATGTTATTATTATAGATGTTGCAATGCCTGGTTTAAATGGTATTGAAGCAGCAAAACAGATTCATAAAATGCACCCAGACATAAAAATAATAGGTCTTTCGATGCATTCTAACAAGCAGTTTATAGAAGGTATGTTTAAAGCAGGTGCTTTGGGTTACTTGCTAAAAGACGGAGATGCCGATGAATTGATTACTGCAATAAATACGGTAATACAAGACAAAAAATATCTTTCTAGAAACATCAATCAAGAAATTCTTTCTTTACTAAAGAAAGGTGAGACATTAGAAAAAGCTGAATTAAGTTCTAGAGAAAAAGAGGTTTTACAATTAATTACAGAAGGTAAATCTTCTAAAGAAACAGGAGAAATATTATTTTTAAGTTCTAAGACTATAGATGTTCATAGAAATAATATTATGAAAAAAATAGACTTATATACAATTCCTGAATTGACAAAATATGCTATTCAAAAAGGATTAACTACATTGGATTTCTAA